Genomic DNA from Atribacterota bacterium:
AAGCCCCCTGCCGAAACCTTTACCATTAGCGGTATTTCGGTTCCTGTGATTCAGTTTCGTCCCACTCTGGAAAACTGGAAAACAGAGCTTTCCACGCGAGAAAGCCGCTTTACTCTGACTAATAGTATTATCGTGGCCGTTTTTGCCACTGCGGTGGCGATGCTTTTGGGGGTACCGGCGGGATATGCCCTGGCTCGCTTTCAATTTCGGCGTATGAAAAATCGGGACCTCACGGTCTGGTTCCTGTCCCAGCGAGTTTTACCACCGGTGGTGGTGGTGATTCCGTTCTTTCTTTTGATGCGGGCTTTAAAACTCCTCGATACCCAGTTGGCTCTTATTTTGCTTAATGCGACGTTTACGTTACCCTTTGCGGTAGTCATCAGTAGGCAAGCTTTTCAGGAATTGCCGGTCGAACTGGAAGAAGCAGCGGCAGTGGATGGGTGTTCAGATTTTGCTGCTTTTGTGCGCATTGCCTTTCCCCTGGCGGCACCCACCCTGGTGGCGGTGGCGGCCATCTGTGTGGCATTCACCTGGAATGAATTTCTCTTTGCGCTCTCTTTGACCTCTTTAAAGGCTAAAACCTTTCCTGTGTACCTCGCTGGTGCTGAGGATACCAGGGGGGTCCAGTTTTGGTTTATGGCTACCCGAGCCATGCTGGCCCTGGGGCCACCGACGATACTTGCTCTTCTCATTCAGCGCTACATTGTGCGCGGCTTGACTTTTGGGGCTGTTAAAGGGTGACCTGAGGTGGGAGGTCCTCGCTTTTGGAAGCGAGGACCTGTTTTCTACGATAGTGGAAGAAAAGCCCTTTGAGGATTCCGGCTACCGGAATGGCGATGATGAGTCCTAAGGCCCCCAGGAGTTGCCCTCCAATCATGAGGGCTACAAGGACGGTCAGAGGATGAAGACCCATTTCTCTGCCCATGATTTTGGGGGTAACGAAAACACCTTCAACCAGGTTGATGGCCCCAAAAAGGGCAATCACTCCGATGATTATCCAGACCGACTTCGTGCTGGCAAAAACTAAAGCAATGAGGGTTCCCACAATCGGACCGAGGTAAGGGATGATGTCGGTGATTCCGGCGATCACTCCGATGAGCAGTGGAAACTCGATGCCCATGAGAAGGAGCCCCACCGTGGCTGAGACACCGACAAAAAGGGAGAGTACCAGTCTTCCCAGCACAAAGTTTCCCAAGATACGGTCAATCTCTCGCAAAATGAGCACGAACTCCCGGCGTTTTTCGGAGGGAAACAGTTTGACCAGAGATTTGCGAATTTTACCGGCGTCGATCATGAAGTAGTAAAGGGAAAAGGGGGTCACGACCAGAGTGAAAAAAATTACGGTCATAAATAGAGACAAAAGGTTAAAAATATTTCGGAGGATTCCGGTAAAGTAGTTTTGCAGATTCTGCACGAGGTTATTCAGGAACTCTTCTATGGATTGGGCTAAGTTGAGGTTAGGGTATTGTTTGTCGAGGTATCGGGCTGCTTCGATGATTTTTTCGGTAATTTTTGAGGTGTAGTCAGAGGCAGAAACGGTGAACGATTTGAACTGGGAAATGACCTCGGGAACGATGAGGAAAAGGAGTAGGAGCGTAAAAAGAATGAGTCCCACAAAAATGATGGTGGTGGCCGCTTTCCAGGAAAGACCCAGGCGATTGAGGTATTTGGCGACAGGTACAAACGCATACGCCACAATTCCCGCCAGGGCAAAGGGAGCGAGTACGTTGCGGAGTAGGTATATAAGATATAGAGAGATGATCATGAGAACCAGGTAGTAAAAATTTCGCCATATCTTCTCTTGAGGATTGGGCAATTGTCTTTTCCTTTCTTTCAGTTCGTGTATAATAGTATTCTATGATTTTTTAAATTTTCTGACAAGGACTGACTCGAGGAATGTTAGATACGCAGAAAGTGATAGCGATTGTTCCAGCGTATAACGAGGCGACTCGAATCGCAAAGGTTCTGGAAGTTATTTGTCGGACCGATTTTGTGGATCGGGTCATTGTGGTTGACGATGGTTCTCATGATAAAACCCTTGAGGTTGCCCAGCGCTTTCCGGTCGACGCCATCCGCCATCCTCAAAACCGGGGTAAGGGCAGGGCTCTTATTTCGGGGATTCGCCGCGATCCCGAGAGTGATATTTATCTCTTTCTGGATGCCGACCTTATTCATCTCCGAGAGGAACATATCCTGAGTCTGGCAGAGCCTCTGGTGCGATATCCGTTTCTGGATATGACCATCGGTGTCTTTAAGGGTGGGAGAGGTTCGAGTGACCTGGCGCAGAAAGTATTTCCCATTTTGAACGGCCAGAGAGCAGTACGGGGGAACTGGGTACGGAACCTTCCTGATTTTTCCTGGACTCGTTTTGGAGTGGAGGTCTTTCTTACCAAGTTTGCCTATGATTCGGCGGCCAATGTGGAAATGGTTCCCCTGTGGGGGCTTGCGCATTACCACAAGGAAGAAAAATACGGTCCCTTTATGGGGTTTTATCATCGGGTAAAGATGTACGTGGAGATTTTTCGGGCGTATGTGCTGTATGAAAGAAAAATTAGAAGTGGAGAAAAAGTTGTGCGTGAGGAGGAGAAACGGTATGTCCGAGTGTAATCTGAAGGCCAATTTAAGTCAATGTACCTGCACCTACCTTTCCTGCCACCGTCGGGGAAAATGCTGTGA
This window encodes:
- a CDS encoding glycosyltransferase family 2 protein, which codes for MLDTQKVIAIVPAYNEATRIAKVLEVICRTDFVDRVIVVDDGSHDKTLEVAQRFPVDAIRHPQNRGKGRALISGIRRDPESDIYLFLDADLIHLREEHILSLAEPLVRYPFLDMTIGVFKGGRGSSDLAQKVFPILNGQRAVRGNWVRNLPDFSWTRFGVEVFLTKFAYDSAANVEMVPLWGLAHYHKEEKYGPFMGFYHRVKMYVEIFRAYVLYERKIRSGEKVVREEEKRYVRV
- a CDS encoding carbohydrate ABC transporter permease → MGVVRKQSKGLAVIRSILALLVVAWAVFLIYWGIVTSLKPPAETFTISGISVPVIQFRPTLENWKTELSTRESRFTLTNSIIVAVFATAVAMLLGVPAGYALARFQFRRMKNRDLTVWFLSQRVLPPVVVVIPFFLLMRALKLLDTQLALILLNATFTLPFAVVISRQAFQELPVELEEAAAVDGCSDFAAFVRIAFPLAAPTLVAVAAICVAFTWNEFLFALSLTSLKAKTFPVYLAGAEDTRGVQFWFMATRAMLALGPPTILALLIQRYIVRGLTFGAVKG
- a CDS encoding AI-2E family transporter: MPNPQEKIWRNFYYLVLMIISLYLIYLLRNVLAPFALAGIVAYAFVPVAKYLNRLGLSWKAATTIIFVGLILFTLLLLFLIVPEVISQFKSFTVSASDYTSKITEKIIEAARYLDKQYPNLNLAQSIEEFLNNLVQNLQNYFTGILRNIFNLLSLFMTVIFFTLVVTPFSLYYFMIDAGKIRKSLVKLFPSEKRREFVLILREIDRILGNFVLGRLVLSLFVGVSATVGLLLMGIEFPLLIGVIAGITDIIPYLGPIVGTLIALVFASTKSVWIIIGVIALFGAINLVEGVFVTPKIMGREMGLHPLTVLVALMIGGQLLGALGLIIAIPVAGILKGLFFHYRRKQVLASKSEDLPPQVTL